CCCACCTCCAATTTCCTGgcttctctctccaccccacaACCAGCCTGCCGTCCCAGCCAGGTCCCTCGTCCCCAAGCTCCTGGTCCCAATCCACCCCACCCATCCCCGCCCTGCAGGTCTGGTTCTTGTCCCGCAACGTGCTCCTCTATGCCTAGGGCCAAGCAGGACGGACTCTGAaagcctggctccctgccctcagttcagagattccaaggccagacaggaccatctcatctgaccccctgcataacacaagccaagGAGCTTCCCtcaaataatccctagagcataGGCATGGCCTGGACCCACAGCTGCAAGGGCGAGGAAAGTCCTGCAGCGCGGATGGAATCTCTGTGGAATTGAGCTGCTCAGATCTAATCATTCTGTATGTCACGTTCGTGAACTGCACTTTGTCAAAGGCTTATCACTGGGCCAAATCTGGATAGCTTTTCACCGAAGGGGCAAAAGGTCCATCCCTGCCACCTGGGCCCATGGCCTGGCTGCATTTTGTGTCCCTGCACCAAAGTATGGGGTTGCAAGAGCTTTTCAAagaggtcaccagaattttttaacattggCAAAACCAACGTATTTTCTCTTGGCCTCAtttttggaaatggctgaactagTCTGGCTAGacccttccagccccactcctACCTGGCTTCCTGCTCCGGACTAAGGACACGGTATGTGTGTCCTCACCTACACTGTCTCCTATTGCACACCCTGCTAGGGAATGTCAGTACTGGAGCAGCAGGgatctccccccacagccagtgctcctgcaccccaaccccccatagtaccccctgctgggagaggctgagaatggagcagctgggagaggctggTACTGCAGTAGCTGGGAACTCCCCCCACATTCAGTGTTCTTGCACCATCCTCTACAGTGGGAGAGGTTTGGGTAAGTTGCATAGAGGCCTGTTGGTACCAATGGGCAAAAGTTCTGCTGTTCTCTACAAGCAGTTCCTGCCTCAGACCTGACACACTCACTACACCTAATACATcactttcatggtatttatccaaGAAGGGTTCACTGAAAGCTTGTGACTTGCCAAGACTCATGATCATTGTGAGTTGTGTGTACGGGTGCCACCCTTAAGGAATGATATAGCTACATGGAAAACTATGCCTTATCGTCAGCGAGGAATCCTATGTGATGGCCCATTCAAGCAGGAGGGGGTTGTCACCCATCCCTGGTCAGCCAGAGCCATAATGCAAGGTTCAGTTGTCTACCCTTGCCTAGAGCAATCAtcacccccatttcacagatggggacactgaggcacagggaacaACTTGCACAAGCTCACCCAACAGCCCTGGGATTGAATCTAGCTCCATGACTCCCAGTGGGGTGTTTTATCCACTAGGTCCCACTGCCACACCCAAGGTCATACAACAGGCTTAGTGGCAAAACTAGGAATAGCCCCCAACTGTCCTGAGTCCTGAGCTGGAGCCTCCAGACCACACTAGAGCAATCAATGGAAAGCCACcaaagacaactgcaaacaatccAGACCCCTATGGAGGTAAAAAGAAATGTTAGAGCCTGTCAGTAAAGACAAAAGGTTGGTTTGATGTTTCACAGGGTGGACAAAGACTCTCCGCATCCTTTCACTGAGGAGACCTCTTCTTGAGCAGAGTGTTTCACACAAGATTGGCTTgtgggtcctgggaagccagccagctctgcggCAGACTGAACTTTGGGACGGGGGGTGGAACCTATTGTATTAACTAGGACAGAAAGTGATTAAGTGTAGGCCCCAGTGCATATTCTGTGATTTGTTATGTATTGTAACCCTTTGTTTCTCTCTCCCGCTCTTGTTCCCTGGTGGAACCTCTagtctttcttaaataaaccttctttGGTTTTGTTATATGTGCTGCGTGCCATACAAGAGCAGCAATCTAAGGTTAAACCGGGGTACACTGTTCCTTTGGGGGcagatctgggatttctgtgagtaacCAGGGGCTGGGTATCCCAGGAACGCTTCAAGAGGGCTCAGGGGCTGGGCCGCACTTCTGGTGATCTTGCCAGGCAAAGACAGGGCTGGGATACACCAGAGGAGAGGGCTTGAGTGGCTGACCGGCTAGTGATATTAGGCAGCCCAGCCAGGCCCAGGCATCAGGGAAAAAGaaggtgactctcagtcctgggtaccccaagAACGGTGTCAGGGTAGTTAGATCCACAGGAAAATGtttccagctctgaccccaggAGTTCTGGGGCAGTGTTGATTGACTGGTTTTGCCTGAACTCCTTTTTCTCATTTGTGTCTTTCAGTTTCTGCTTGAAAGGGGAAGTAATGGACGGGAAAACCCCTGTGGTCATTGACTACACCCCATATCTGAAGTTTACACAAAGGTAACAGCTACTGTATCATCCACCCAATGAGCCAGCCACTGTCAATGTGGGGGGCCCAGCACCCTGGAGTTCTGCTCAGCTCCCATTAGTGGCACTGACAGACCCCAACCAGGGTCAGGGCCCCagggtgctgggtgctgcacagatgctggtaagaggcagtccctgccccaaggagcttacaatcaagCAGAcaagtggtgggaggggaaagtggAGGCCCAGTGagtggaagtgacttgcccacagcaGATCTGGGCaaggaacccaggtctcctgagtcccagatgGTGGTGGTAGGCACTGGAGCATGATGTCTGTCTTATGGGAGGTTAGTCAGCTGGGTGCTAAGACCACCCTCCCTCTCCTATTGACTCCAGGTTGCTTTGTTGTTATGTAGATAGATTTGTACAGCCCTTTGCCCCTCCCAGTGTGCATCACTGCACATTGAGGGGATGCTGCGTCCTGACGCCTGTAGTTATCACAGCCGAAACCCCCCGCCAGGAGAGTCTGCAATTGTGTAACTGCATCATGCAACTAAGAACCCCCAGGCTTGTATTCCCAAGCTGATACCTACCCTGGCACTAAggattctgggtaaatgtagtCCCGTTTCCTGTGCGAAGCACCACAAACGCTCTCACTAGGGGGCCATGAGAAGACACTGGGCCTGTTGCTACTGCGCCATCACATACATCTACCCAGCACCTAGGAGAGGCACAGAACTCGGAAGAGCAGGTCAGTGAATATTGCAAACTGAGAGGAGATGCAGAGAAATAGTCCCAAGGGGTCAAGAGAGAGAACAGTTAGATTTTAGCCTGGAAAAACAAGACGTGGCACGTTCCGGGGGAAATGATCGAAAGCTGACGTTCCGTGGCCAGGAGAACCATGGGAAAGAGCGATGCAGAGAGACCACTAGGGGGTGACAGAGAACAATGGGCGAATCAGGAGATTCAAAGCACTGTGACGGCCAATacgctctttgggacagggactttctctgtgtttgtacagcccctaacaCAAGGGGCCCCGTCAAGGCCGGTCCTTAGGCACAATGCGATTAATAATCAGGCCAGCGCTGTTTCAGGGTGTCTCGAGGCAGGAAGGCGACAGTGCCTCGCTGGAGCGACGTTGCTGGGCACACAGCTCTGAGCACTCCATAGGCTAGAGCCATGGCAGGGATTCGACAGGCCAGAGAGAGTGATTTAGGGGCAAGGCTGAACTATTGAGTTACATTTCTGTCTCTCCAGAGCTCCTAGAGTGCTTCACATGGCAGCGCCTCTGGGCTGAGGGAACCCACTCAGCACAggcctgggggaggaaggaagcaaaaaTGCCCCCAGGGACAATGGGGCAAACCATTAGGAAAAAGCACCTcaagatctttcctgagtggACAGGGCCGTCAAGATGCTCTGGACAGCTCCCCGTGCAGCACAGTGAAAGGAGCTCAGTCCGGCCTCTGCAGGATGGCAAAGTGCCAGACTCTGTCCCTATTACCATGATTCCATTTGCTGCGCTAAACTGCCCAGAAGAGGCACatttgggctggaacccaggggtCCGGGGCTTTGGCTCCAAAACCCAGCTCTGATCCGCTTGCCACAGCGGAGAGCTCTTATTAGCTGGCAACAGTGCCATGTTCTTTAGTGTCTCCTTGGGCCCCTCCAACGCTTTTACTCACTCCCCAGTCCTTACCAAGCCATCCAGTCAGGCAATTCTCCTGCTGCCCAGGGGAGAAAATCAGTCCAGACAACGACTCAGAGCTGTGCTGTTCTGTGGGTTTCGTGCCCCCCTCCACTCGCTGAGCCTCACTCATGCTCCCAGGAGCCCCCTGACTCTCCCCACCAAgttggggcagagagggagctAACTTCTCCCACTGAGCCCCTGGTTCTCTGGGCAGCTATGATTACCTGAGTGACGAGGAGGACCGGAGGAGCATGGAGAGCAGCACGAGCGAGGAGAGCTCCCCCGAGCACCCCTACCAGCTGCTGGTCACCGACGAGGACAGCTGGTACAACAAGTGGCGTAAGATGGAGCAGAAGTTCCGCATCGTGTATGCGCAGAAGGTACCCGGGCATCAGGATGGGGCGGGGTGCGGATTGGGGGTGAGAGTGTTTGGTTCTGAGCCTCCCTCCTAGatatgtggggctggaagggacctcgggaggtcatcttgtccagccTCCGGTGTTGAAGCAGAAACAAGTAACCCTGGGGGAGCCCTGCTGTTTCCTGCACGGCAGCTCCTACGCCCAGCAGCACCAGTGACCGTGGCCGGCCCCCGCACCCAACTGCTCCATCCCCAGCAGAATAGTGCTCACACTTCCCCTACGGGCATGCTGCTGGGGGGTtcagccctggccctgctgcctggggtggAGGCTGCTGCTCCAGGAGTGCTCCAGCCTCCACGGGGGTGGTCCTGGCATGCATCCTCTATCTGTCCCTGCCGCCAGACCCCTCCCCTGGCAGAGCTGGCCTGGGCACAGTCTGCCAAACCCACAGTTTGTGcacccccaggcccagcccccaccagcGAGCTCACTCCTCACTGCAGCCAGTGCaaggcctgccctgccctgccccgccggGCCTGATCCCTGCCTGTGCCCCAGGGATACCTGGAGGAGCTGGTGCGGCTCCGGGAATCCCAGCTGAAGGACCTGGAGGCGGAGAACAAGCGTCTGCAGATGAGGCTGGAGGAGGTGAAGGTGCAGAACCAGCTGGAgaagagggagctggagggcgTCATCCTGGAACTGCAGGAGCAACTGTGAGTCCATCAGAAAAACCCTGCCCCGTGCAGGGAGGGGcgttctcctcccctccccccaagcttcCTCTGCCCCATGCAGGGAGgggctctctcctcccctccccccaagcttcCTCTGCCCCATGCAGGGAGGGgcgctctcctcccctctcccaaagCTTCCTGTGCCCCACACGGGGAGgggctctctcctcccctccccccaagcttcCTCTGCCCCATGCAGGGAGGGgcactctcctcccctctcccaaagCTTCCTGTGCCCCACACGGGGAGgggctctctcctcccctccccccaagcttcCTCTGCCCCATGCAGGGAGGGgcactctcctcccctccccccaagcttcCTCTGTCCCATGCAGGGAGgggctctctccccccaccccagctcctcctggcccatggggggaggggttctctcctccccttcctccccccaagcTCCCTGTGCCCCATGCGGGCAGgagctctctccttttctcccccccaTCAGTTCCCTCTGCCCCAGAGGTCCCTCCCTGCCATGTTGTACGTGGCTGCTAGCCTTGCTGGGAGCACAGTAAGGCTCTGTGTTCTTGGCCCCGTCTCTTGGGGCAGGCCCTGGCCCGCTGCGCATCAcagcctcccttcctcctcctctgcctccaggACGGGCCTGATCCCCTGTGAGAACACCCAGCTCTCCAAGGAGATGGCCACGCCGCTGGCGAACCAGTGGCCGTCGCTGGGGACCCTCAGTGGGAATGAGAGCAGGTCAGACGCCAAGCTGTACAGGAGGTGAATCCCCAGGGAGGAGACACCGAGGAGCCGGGCCTGGGTCCGGGTGGGGGGCAGCGTGCAGGGCAGCAAGAGGAGACACTCGAGGAGGCAGGGGCTGGTCCCTATGAACCTCCCACCTTCAGATGCTGCTCTGAGCCGTCTGCCAAGACTGCATGGGTGTGCTGGGTTCCcgaggagaggggtgtgtgtgtgtgtatgtgtgtgtgtccatgcgggggagaagggggaatagCTCACTGTGCAGACCagtgaggaggaaggaagagccGGACGTTCTCTGAAACCAGCCACAGCTCCAGTGCTGGGATCTGGTCTCCGTTTCGGAGGAACCTTCAAGCTGGGTCGGGTTTTATCCGACTCCATGGCCTTGAAGCTTGTGTAAAACCCTGCTCCCCTGGGAAGGGATAGGGGAGTTGGGTGGGGGGTATAGCCCAGAGCCAGCAACCCCATCTCctgccagcagaggagagaaatgGCATCCCAAACCGGGGCCTGGCTGGTGTGTTCCAACGTCCTTGCCAGCCCGGGGGTAACTCAGGGGCTGGTCTAGTCATCCAGGGATGGAGGCCAAGGGGCCTGGAGCCTGACAAACACCAGAGAGAGCCTCCAAGACTGTTAGGCCAGATGGAACCATTATGACCgtttagcctgacctcctgcaggaCATGAGACCCTCACCCTGTGTGTGGTCATCAAGCCCCTATCTGGTggctgagctggagcagagcttttagaaagatTTCGAGGTTTGATTTAATGACttcaagcaatggagaatccaacaTGTCCCctgataagttgttccagtggttaattaaccCCTTAAAAgtaagtgtgtgcgtgtgtgtgtgtgagagagagagagagaaaaaaagaggagtCTAGATGGTTAGACAGAGACGAGCCTAGACGGATGGATGGTCAGATGGAGGGAGGAGCCTGGGGATGGAGGGTcagacagggagggaggagcctagatcagtgggtctcaaactatTTTACTGATGATCCCTGTCAtatcgcaagcctctgagtgcgaccccctcccccaggggcagctctatgtctgccgccgaattgccaccaaaaccgtgggaccggcggacctcctgcaggcatgctgccaaaggcaccctgactgctgccctcacgcgcttggtgtgctggtgcctggagccgccccagccccccttataaattaaaaacacttgtttatatatttaacaccataataaatgctggaggcaagtgaggtttgaggtggaggttgtcagctcgcgacccccatgaagggtcccgacccccagtttcagaacccctgacctagacggATGGAAGGATGGAGGGTCAGACGGAGGGAGGAGCCTAGATGGGTGGAAGGATGGAGGGTCAGACACGGAGGGAGGAGCCTAGACGGGTGGAAGGATGGAGGGTCAGACGGAGGGAGGAGCCCAGACgggtggatggaaggatggagggTCGGATGGAGGGTCAGACGGAGGGAGGAGCCtagatggatggaaggatggagggTCAGACGGAGGGAGGAGCCTAGACAGGTGGAAGGATGGAGGGTcagacagggagggaggagcctaGACAGATGGAAGGATGGAGGGTCAGACGGAGGGAGGAGCCCAGACgggtggatggaaggatggagggTCAGACGGAGGGAGGAGCCTAGACGGATGGAAGGATGGAGGATCAGACAGAGGGAGGAGTGTAGACAGAGGTGTGGTTGGATGGAGggtcagagagggagggaggagcctaGATGGGCGGAAGGATGGAGGGTCagacacagggagggaggagtctAGACAGGTGGAAGGATGGAGGTCAGACGGAGGGAGGAGTCTAGACAGAGGTGTGGTTGGATGGACAGATGTGGGGTGAATAGGGTAAGATGTCTCCCTTCCAGGactccccatcctccccaccccagcggTGTGTTGCCATTGCCTCTCGGGCAGGCTGCGAGCTGTCTGCTGGGGGCAGTGGGATCAGGACATTGATAATCTCCCCGTCTGGACAGACGTGCTTCCACTCCCAGTTAGCAGAGACCGGGCAATAGGGCCCAGCTGCACTGCGGTGACCTACTgcctgagagctgccctgctgcagccatgcGTAAAGTGGAGCGTGTGCTTGCCTGGATCAGAGGCTAGGCCCGGAACAATGCGACCCCGCCAGGCGCAGTGGGGACTCCAGAGGCACCCAGCTCCCCAGCGCACAGGGCTCCAGGAGAATTTGCAGCGCACCGTGGGAACTGAAAGACCCTCTAACACAGTCACCAGCAGCCGCAGGAACTCCTGGGGGGGATGCGCCGGCGGAGGGGTTTTGAATGCTGCTCGGGCTCCTCCGGGCCGGGAGTAACGGCGCTGTCTCTCGCAGGCACAGCTTCATGAGCACGGATCAGCTGTCGGCGGAGATCAGCCTGAGCTCGGATTCCCAGAGGCTAGGGGAGGGGAAGCAAGAAGGAGAGCCCTGGGGGCCATTGGGTAAGCCCATGGGCCCGGGGAGCGGGTCGGTGGAGGGAAAGGCAAACCGCCTTTGGAAGGGCTGGGAAGCAGAAGTTACCTATTAGTAGGCACCTGGGGTTGGAGGAAGACCCTAGCACCTGTCTGCAAGAGGGAGGGGCTGGTACCAGAGGCCTAGGAATTTAGAGATGAACCTGGAAATGGAACCCCAGcatcctgcctcccagctccttgATCTAACCCCCCAGCCTGCATTCTGCAGTGATCAGCCACAATGGAGCTGGAGCAGTTTATACGGGAAACAAGGCGTACGTTTAGGGTAATTctccactggaacaacttaccaagtggattctccatccctggcgatacttaaatccagactggatgtGGTTCTAAACCCTCTTCTCTTGGAATTCCTTGGGAggagttctctggcctgcatCACGCAGCTCAGGCAAGGTGATTGCAATGGTCCCTTGTGGTCTTGGACTCTAGGAATCTGTGTTCCTGTAGGAAGCTGGCTTGGGGCATTTCCTGTAGGACGTAGAGGTTAGAGCCAGGGGAACTGGGAACCAGGCCTTGGGGGAGGGCTCCCTGGCTTTCAGGGGGAGGGCTCCCTGGCTTTcagagggagtggggtctagtggtgagagcaggagactgggaatcgtggctcctgagttctagtcctgctCCGCTACTGACTTCCAGTaggactttggacaagtcacttagcacCTTGTCCACCCTCCACCAGGAAAAGCGCACAGGGATTTTTGAACAGCCTGGGTTGGGCAGGGCCCCTGCTCTGACCTGCCCTCTTTCAATTCCCCTCTGCCCTCCAGGGAAGGACCCCACCCCATCCATGCTGGGGCTCTGCGGCTCCCTGGCCTCCCTCCCAAGCTGCAGGTCCCTGGCCAGCCTGAAATCTAACGAATGCCTGGTGAGTGACAGTAACGAAGccagccccacccacagccccagtTGAGACGCTGGGCGGCGCCACTTGTCCTGGGATTGGCAGGTCCCACCGGGGAGCCAGGAGGCGAACCAAGGAGCCGCCACCATCTCAAACCAATGGGACCAAAGCGACAGGCAAATGGACCTTACTGAACTTCttgaggggctggggcagccagccccaccctggcttATTCGCTGCATCCTTACAGATGTGGGCCCCATTCCTACCAAGGGACGTTTAACTGAGTGCTTAATATTCTAAGCTCGTACGGAGCTGGAAGGATCCCAACGTGCTTTGTGAAATGTGCTGCAgaaaagcagccacctctggggtggaccAAGGCAGCCGTTTAACCACTGTGCTGCACAGCAGCTGAAGGACAGGGCGTGAAGAAGGATCCTGCACCTGACTGAAATTGCAAAAGtgggaggagttggggggggaGGA
This is a stretch of genomic DNA from Chelonoidis abingdonii isolate Lonesome George chromosome 21, CheloAbing_2.0, whole genome shotgun sequence. It encodes these proteins:
- the RUNDC3A gene encoding RUN domain-containing protein 3A isoform X3, which translates into the protein MESSCIQSAMALGLSSKKASSRNIAVERKNLITVCRFSVKTLLEKYTTEPIDDSSEEFINFAAILEQILSHRFKGPVSWFSSDGQRGFWDYIRLACSKVPNNCVSSIENMENISTSRAKGRAWIRVALMEKRMSEYITTALRDTRTTRRFYDDGAIMLREESTVLTGMLIGLSAIDFSFCLKGEVMDGKTPVVIDYTPYLKFTQSYDYLSDEEDRRSMESSTSEESSPEHPYQLLVTDEDSWYNKWRKMEQKFRIVYAQKGYLEELVRLRESQLKDLEAENKRLQMRLEEVKVQNQLEKRELEGVILELQEQLTGLIPCENTQLSKEMATPLANQWPSLGTLSGNESRSDAKLYRREGPHPIHAGALRLPGLPPKLQVPGQPEI
- the RUNDC3A gene encoding RUN domain-containing protein 3A isoform X1, with product MESSCIQSAMALGLSSKKASSRNIAVERKNLITVCRFSVKTLLEKYTTEPIDDSSEEFINFAAILEQILSHRFKGPVSWFSSDGQRGFWDYIRLACSKVPNNCVSSIENMENISTSRAKGRAWIRVALMEKRMSEYITTALRDTRTTRRFYDDGAIMLREESTVLTGMLIGLSAIDFSFCLKGEVMDGKTPVVIDYTPYLKFTQSYDYLSDEEDRRSMESSTSEESSPEHPYQLLVTDEDSWYNKWRKMEQKFRIVYAQKGYLEELVRLRESQLKDLEAENKRLQMRLEEVKVQNQLEKRELEGVILELQEQLTGLIPCENTQLSKEMATPLANQWPSLGTLSGNESRSDAKLYRRHSFMSTDQLSAEISLSSDSQRLGEGKQEGEPWGPLGKDPTPSMLGLCGSLASLPSCRSLASLKSNECLVSDSNEASPTHSPS
- the RUNDC3A gene encoding RUN domain-containing protein 3A isoform X2, which translates into the protein MESSCIQSAMALGLSSKKASSRNIAVERKNLITVCRFSVKTLLEKYTTEPIDDSSEEFINFAAILEQILSHRFKGPVSWFSSDGQRGFWDYIRLACSKVPNNCVSSIENMENISTSRAKGRAWIRVALMEKRMSEYITTALRDTRTTRRFYDDGAIMLREESTVLTGMLIGLSAIDFSFCLKGEVMDGKTPVVIDYTPYLKFTQSYDYLSDEEDRRSMESSTSEESSPEHPYQLLVTDEDSWYNKWRKMEQKFRIVYAQKGYLEELVRLRESQLKDLEAENKRLQMRLEEVKVQNQLEKRELEGVILELQEQLHSFMSTDQLSAEISLSSDSQRLGEGKQEGEPWGPLGKDPTPSMLGLCGSLASLPSCRSLASLKSNECLVSDSNEASPTHSPS
- the RUNDC3A gene encoding RUN domain-containing protein 3A isoform X4, whose amino-acid sequence is MENISTSRAKGRAWIRVALMEKRMSEYITTALRDTRTTRRFYDDGAIMLREESTVLTGMLIGLSAIDFSFCLKGEVMDGKTPVVIDYTPYLKFTQSYDYLSDEEDRRSMESSTSEESSPEHPYQLLVTDEDSWYNKWRKMEQKFRIVYAQKGYLEELVRLRESQLKDLEAENKRLQMRLEEVKVQNQLEKRELEGVILELQEQLTGLIPCENTQLSKEMATPLANQWPSLGTLSGNESRSDAKLYRRHSFMSTDQLSAEISLSSDSQRLGEGKQEGEPWGPLGKDPTPSMLGLCGSLASLPSCRSLASLKSNECLVSDSNEASPTHSPS